Proteins from a genomic interval of Quercus lobata isolate SW786 chromosome 11, ValleyOak3.0 Primary Assembly, whole genome shotgun sequence:
- the LOC115969027 gene encoding AAA-ATPase At2g18193-like: MFSLKEMPISLTTLFSAYASISAFVMLVRSMVNELVPPEVRSYLFSIFQHYFFTPQSAQLTLIIEENCGIGTNQIYEAATIYLRTKISDSTERLKVSKTIRQKKSTIDVVTGEEITDCFENIKLKWKFSEKGENRHDRQKFIELSFDKKFKNVVLDSYLPYVITSSETIKEEEKEVRLYSRDYRGCDDEGYSEWGSINLEHPATFEKLAMDPEVKKMIKDDLDRFVRRKELYKKVGKAWKRGYLLYGPPGTGKSSLIAAMANYLKFNIYDLNLSNIYSDSELRRILLSTSNRSILVIEDIDCSAELEDREEEDNSKNSSSKFTLSGLLNFIDGLWSSCGDERIIVFTTNHKDRLDPALLRPGRMDMHLHMSYCTMDGFKLLASNYLGINGDHRLFKEIERLLENAEVTPAEIAEELLKSDGNDVALEGLVKFLEQKRLEDAKSEV, from the exons ATGTTTTCTCTAAAAGAGATGCCTATATCATTGACAACATTGTTCTCAGCCTATGCCTCCATTAGTGCTTTTGTGATGCTAGTAAGATCCATGGTAAATGAACTCGTACCTCCTGAAGTCCGCTCTTATCTCTTCTCCATCTTTCAACATTACTTCTTTACTCCTCAATCTGCTCAACTCACTCTCATCATCGAAGAGAACTGTGGTATCGGTACCAATCAAATCTATGAAGCTGCCACAATTTACCTACGTACCAAGATTAGCGACTCAACAGAACGGCTCAAAGTAAGCAAAACCATTAGGCAAAAGAAATCAACCATTGATGTTGTAACGGGTGAGGAGATTACTGATTGCTTTGAAAACATTAAGCTCAAATGGAAGTTTTCAGAAAAAGGAGAGAATCGTCATGATCGTCAGAAATTTATTGAGCTTTCCTTTgataagaaattcaaaaatgttGTGCTAGACTCTTATTTACCTTATGTAATAACTAGTTCTGAgactataaaagaagaagaaaaggaggtAAGGCTTTATAGCCGTGATTATCGTGGTTGTGATGATGAAGGTTATAGTGAATGGGGTTCTATTAATCTTGAACATCCAGCTACGTTTGAGAAGTTGGCAATGGACCCAGAGGTGAAGAAGATGATCAAGGATGATTTGGACAGGTTTGTCAGAAGGAAGGAGTTGTATAAGAAGGTTGGCAAGGCATGGAAGCGAGGGTATTTGCTTTATGGCCCTCCGGGTACTGGTAAATCAAGCTTGATTGCTGCCATGGCTAATTACCTCAAGTTTAATATCTATGATTTGAACCTTTCAAACATATACTCAGATTCAGAGTTGAGAAGGATATTGCTTTCCACATCTAATCGTTCTATACTGGTAATTGAGGATATAGATTGCAGTGCAGAGTTGGAAGATCGAGAGGAAGAGGATAACTCTAAGAATTCTTCCTCTAAG TTCACACTATCGGGTTTATTGAACTTCATAGATGGATTATGGTCAAGTTGTGGAGATGAGCGAATTATTGTGTTCACCACCAATCATAAGGACCGGCTTGATCCTGCTTTGTTGCGCCCAGGCCGTATGGACATGCACTTGCACATGTCATATTGCACCATGGATGGGTTCAAGTTGTTAGCTTCTAATTATCTTGGTATTAATGGTGACCACCGACTCTTTAAAGAGATTGAAAGATTGTTGGAGAATGCAGAGGTTACGCCAGCTGAAATTGCAGAGGAACTTTTGAAGAGTGATGGTAACGATGTTGCTCTTGAAGGCCTTGTCAAATTTCTTGAGCAAAAAAGACTAGAAGATGCAAAGAGCGAAGTGTAA